The Microbacterium luteum genome includes a region encoding these proteins:
- a CDS encoding three-helix bundle dimerization domain-containing protein → MSRLQPESEYEALVYVLERLSETYPFVGEDRLREIAADELAQLDGARVRAFIPVLVERRVKERLATEPVDAA, encoded by the coding sequence ATGAGCCGCCTCCAGCCGGAATCGGAGTACGAAGCGCTCGTCTACGTGCTCGAGCGGCTGTCCGAGACGTACCCGTTCGTCGGCGAGGATCGGCTGCGCGAGATCGCGGCCGACGAGCTCGCGCAGCTCGACGGCGCCCGCGTGCGCGCGTTCATCCCCGTGCTGGTCGAACGCCGTGTCAAGGAGCGGCTCGCGACAGAGCCCGTCGACGCGGCCTGA
- a CDS encoding aquaporin — protein MTSSRRIETIRSLTGEFAGSAGLAAVVIGSGIAAQTLSPGDVGLQLFENAFATALGLGVLIAVFAPVSGAHFNPVVTLVDALLHGRPGQSVATYLPVQILGCITGAVVANLMFGLPAVSWATTDRASWPTLFAEVVATAGLLTVIFGLVRTGRSHLAAPAVGAYIGAAYFFNSSTSFANPAITVGRAFSDTFAGIAPTSVLPFIGAQLVGAGLAWAFVRAVFPRPVATIPTA, from the coding sequence ATGACCTCCTCGCGCCGGATCGAGACCATCCGCTCCCTCACGGGCGAGTTCGCCGGCAGCGCCGGACTCGCCGCCGTCGTCATCGGGTCGGGGATCGCCGCGCAGACCCTCTCCCCGGGGGACGTGGGCCTGCAGCTGTTCGAGAACGCCTTCGCCACGGCACTCGGACTCGGGGTGCTCATCGCCGTCTTCGCCCCCGTCTCCGGCGCCCATTTCAACCCGGTGGTGACGCTCGTCGACGCGCTGCTCCACGGGCGGCCGGGGCAGAGCGTTGCGACCTACCTTCCGGTCCAGATTCTCGGATGCATCACGGGCGCCGTCGTGGCGAACCTCATGTTCGGCCTTCCCGCCGTGTCGTGGGCGACGACCGACCGGGCGAGTTGGCCGACGCTGTTCGCGGAGGTCGTTGCGACGGCCGGCCTCCTCACGGTGATCTTCGGTCTCGTGCGCACGGGGCGCTCGCACCTCGCCGCCCCGGCCGTGGGCGCCTACATCGGCGCCGCCTACTTCTTCAACTCGTCGACGAGCTTCGCGAACCCCGCCATCACGGTCGGCCGGGCTTTCTCCGACACCTTCGCCGGCATCGCACCGACCTCCGTCCTCCCCTTCATCGGTGCGCAGCTGGTGGGCGCTGGGCTCGCGTGGGCGTTCGTCCGCGCGGTGTTCCCGCGGCCCGTGGCCACCATCCCGACGGCCTAG
- a CDS encoding cation:proton antiporter, which produces MLAVAVIGALTFVLSALSVKLQRTGVPPLLIALACGALLGPFAAGVVQPTAWGLGSTEVLESVARVVLAVSLLGVALRFPRGYWRANLRWIVASIAVGMVVMFAVATGAVLLLGIPLLSAMLIAAAITPTDPVVTTPIVTGTVAEERIPKRVRLNLSSESGLNDGLAYLILMLPLLLVTTGGAEAWREWLTTTLLWEVAVPVVVGFGLGWAAGWLLDTVIARGWSNSTSYLGYALALALAILAGLRVIETDAVLGVFVAGAAFGNRLTDDLRAELGREIDELGRVLILPLFAVIGALLPFDRWAAEGWALPIVLVLALIARRIAGMWLTRPIYARLHSRTETAFMSWFGPVGVSALLYACLAERRTGDDLVLPAVLLAIALSVVIHGLSTRPAGEWLRRRERMG; this is translated from the coding sequence ATGCTTGCTGTCGCCGTGATCGGTGCTCTCACGTTCGTGCTCAGCGCCCTGTCGGTGAAGCTGCAGCGCACGGGGGTGCCCCCGCTCCTGATCGCACTCGCCTGCGGCGCCCTGCTCGGGCCGTTCGCGGCGGGGGTCGTGCAGCCGACCGCGTGGGGCCTCGGATCGACAGAGGTGCTCGAGTCGGTGGCACGGGTCGTGCTCGCGGTGTCGCTGCTCGGCGTCGCGCTGAGGTTCCCGCGGGGATACTGGCGCGCGAACCTGCGCTGGATCGTCGCCAGCATCGCCGTCGGCATGGTCGTGATGTTCGCCGTCGCGACCGGGGCGGTGCTGCTGCTGGGCATCCCCCTTCTGTCGGCCATGCTGATCGCGGCAGCGATCACGCCGACCGATCCGGTCGTGACCACGCCGATCGTCACCGGCACCGTCGCAGAGGAGCGCATCCCGAAGCGGGTGCGTCTGAACCTCTCGTCGGAGAGCGGGCTGAACGACGGGCTCGCATATCTGATCCTCATGCTGCCGCTGCTGCTCGTGACCACCGGGGGCGCCGAGGCGTGGCGCGAGTGGCTGACGACGACGCTCCTGTGGGAGGTCGCGGTGCCCGTGGTCGTGGGCTTCGGCCTCGGCTGGGCCGCAGGCTGGCTCCTCGACACGGTCATCGCCCGGGGATGGTCGAACTCGACGAGCTACCTCGGCTATGCCCTCGCGCTGGCGCTCGCGATCCTCGCCGGTCTGCGGGTCATCGAGACGGATGCCGTGCTGGGGGTCTTCGTGGCGGGCGCGGCGTTCGGCAACCGCCTGACCGACGACCTCCGCGCCGAACTCGGACGCGAGATCGACGAGCTCGGTCGCGTGCTCATCCTGCCCCTGTTCGCGGTCATCGGCGCTCTCCTCCCGTTCGACCGCTGGGCGGCGGAAGGGTGGGCGCTACCGATCGTTCTCGTGCTCGCGCTGATCGCACGCCGGATCGCCGGCATGTGGCTGACGCGCCCCATCTACGCGCGCCTGCACTCCCGGACCGAGACGGCATTCATGAGCTGGTTCGGCCCGGTGGGGGTGTCCGCGCTTCTCTATGCGTGCCTGGCAGAGCGCCGCACCGGCGACGATCTGGTCCTTCCGGCGGTGCTCCTGGCGATCGCGCTGTCGGTCGTCATCCACGGCC
- a CDS encoding manganese catalase family protein — protein MFFHKQELQFAATPDKPDAIFARRLQEVLGGQYGEITVAMQYGFQAVNCHLPGKYRDLLYGIGAEEMGHVEMLAVMIAQLLEKAPVSQSEEAVASDPTLAAVVGGMDVQSAIVAGAGVRPVDSNGNPWQGSYITASGNLLADFTANANAEMQGRTQVARIYHMTDDSGVRDMLSFLLARDTMHQNQWIAAAAELREEGVEDLPVPSNFPLSKEAREHAYTYYNFSDGQAAAEGSWASGPTPDGKGEFRYEDGPGTSVPMPPPTTPDPRYYGTDAKPGFIDKAEGVVRDALS, from the coding sequence ATGTTCTTCCACAAGCAGGAGTTGCAATTCGCCGCCACGCCCGACAAGCCCGATGCGATCTTCGCCCGGCGGCTTCAGGAGGTGCTCGGCGGACAGTACGGCGAGATCACGGTGGCCATGCAGTACGGCTTCCAGGCCGTCAACTGCCATCTGCCGGGCAAGTACCGCGATCTGCTGTACGGCATCGGCGCCGAGGAGATGGGACATGTCGAGATGCTGGCGGTGATGATCGCGCAGCTGCTCGAGAAGGCACCCGTGTCGCAGAGCGAGGAGGCCGTGGCATCGGACCCGACGCTCGCCGCCGTGGTGGGCGGCATGGACGTGCAGTCGGCGATCGTCGCCGGGGCCGGCGTTCGCCCCGTCGACAGCAACGGCAACCCGTGGCAGGGGTCGTACATCACCGCCAGCGGCAACCTTCTCGCCGACTTCACCGCCAACGCCAACGCGGAGATGCAGGGCCGCACCCAGGTGGCCCGGATCTACCACATGACAGATGACAGCGGCGTGCGGGACATGCTGTCCTTCCTTCTCGCGCGCGACACCATGCATCAGAACCAGTGGATCGCCGCCGCGGCCGAGTTGCGCGAGGAGGGCGTGGAGGACCTGCCCGTTCCGAGCAACTTCCCGCTCAGCAAAGAGGCGCGCGAGCACGCCTACACGTACTACAACTTCTCCGACGGCCAGGCAGCGGCGGAGGGCTCCTGGGCCTCCGGGCCGACGCCCGACGGCAAGGGCGAATTCCGCTATGAGGACGGCCCCGGCACCTCGGTGCCGATGCCGCCGCCGACCACACCCGATCCGCGCTACTACGGCACCGATGCGAAGCCGGGCTTCATCGACAAGGCCGAGGGCGTCGTGCGCGACGCGCTATCGTAG
- a CDS encoding FUSC family protein codes for MTRMRENLRDWRQTSLNRHRVLLAAKTAAAAAIAWLLVPLLPFVSNEYSYYAPFGVLVVMYPTVAATARTGGQTLLGLALGIGLGVAALGATEFFDIPPVIPLAAVVGVGVLLGGIRHLGAGRDILAVAAVFVLLLAGQAGSGDYPLSYLVTMGVGVVVGLVVNLVVVPPLYFEWASGKLTDLREAAAAFLDTLADHVREPDAAQVDAALSHLDAMTEEVRREVAEAEDSARANPRGRRHLAEQQENARRLRSMDLTVAATRDLAEVVSGRHPATLREMDDEVQRLFADAIRASATLTKTPIDDDGLDDRVRDAKDALERYLGALPSTTVSTSTMAQRIEPAIFLRRLVDASTLFMDDTRA; via the coding sequence GTGACCCGGATGAGAGAGAACCTCCGCGACTGGCGCCAGACGTCGCTGAACCGCCACCGCGTACTGCTGGCGGCCAAGACCGCGGCCGCCGCCGCGATCGCGTGGCTGCTCGTCCCCCTCCTTCCCTTCGTGAGCAACGAGTACTCCTATTACGCCCCCTTCGGCGTGCTCGTGGTCATGTACCCGACGGTGGCCGCCACAGCCCGCACCGGGGGCCAGACCCTCCTGGGTCTCGCGCTCGGGATCGGTTTGGGCGTCGCGGCGCTCGGCGCGACCGAGTTCTTCGACATCCCGCCCGTCATCCCCCTGGCCGCGGTCGTCGGTGTCGGTGTGCTTCTCGGCGGCATCCGACACCTCGGAGCCGGTCGCGACATCCTCGCGGTCGCCGCCGTGTTCGTGCTGCTGCTCGCCGGACAGGCGGGGTCCGGGGACTATCCGCTGTCGTACCTGGTGACGATGGGCGTCGGCGTCGTCGTCGGGCTCGTCGTGAACCTCGTCGTCGTTCCGCCGCTGTATTTCGAGTGGGCCAGTGGCAAGCTCACCGACCTGCGCGAAGCCGCCGCGGCGTTCCTCGACACCCTCGCCGATCACGTGCGCGAGCCGGATGCCGCCCAGGTGGACGCCGCCCTGTCGCACCTGGACGCGATGACCGAAGAGGTCCGACGCGAGGTCGCCGAGGCCGAGGACTCCGCCCGCGCCAACCCCCGGGGGCGGCGCCACCTCGCCGAGCAGCAGGAGAACGCGCGTCGCCTGCGATCGATGGACCTCACCGTCGCCGCCACGCGCGACCTCGCCGAGGTCGTCTCGGGGCGTCATCCCGCGACGCTCCGCGAGATGGACGACGAGGTGCAGCGCCTGTTCGCCGACGCGATCCGCGCCAGCGCCACGCTCACGAAGACGCCGATCGACGACGACGGCCTCGATGACCGGGTGCGCGACGCGAAGGACGCGCTCGAGCGCTACCTCGGTGCACTGCCGTCGACGACCGTCTCGACCTCGACGATGGCCCAGCGCATCGAGCCGGCGATCTTCCTGCGTCGCCTGGTCGACGCCTCCACCCTGTTCATGGATGACACCAGAGCCTGA